The following proteins come from a genomic window of Actinacidiphila yeochonensis CN732:
- the pgl gene encoding 6-phosphogluconolactonase yields MAEAAAARLITKVVDAQAARGTASVVLTGGRNGNGLLAALAQSPARDAIDWSRIDLWWGDERFLPEGDPERNVTQAREALLDAVPVDPARVHAMAPSDGPYGSDVEAAAAAYAAELAAAAGGEDHAHVPAFDVLMLGVGPDTHVASLFPEHPGTRESVLTVVGVHGSPKPPPTRISLTFPAIRAAREVWLLAAGEDKAGAVALALSAPGEVQAPASGAYGRSRTLWLLDRAAAAKLPPSLYPPASA; encoded by the coding sequence ATGGCCGAGGCCGCCGCGGCCCGGCTGATCACGAAGGTCGTGGACGCCCAGGCAGCCCGGGGCACCGCGTCGGTGGTGCTCACCGGGGGCCGCAACGGCAACGGCCTGCTGGCCGCGCTGGCGCAGTCCCCGGCCCGGGACGCGATCGACTGGTCGCGGATCGACCTGTGGTGGGGCGACGAGCGGTTCCTGCCCGAGGGCGACCCGGAGCGCAACGTCACGCAGGCCCGCGAGGCACTGCTGGACGCGGTGCCGGTGGACCCTGCGCGGGTGCACGCGATGGCGCCGTCCGACGGTCCGTACGGCTCCGACGTGGAGGCCGCCGCGGCGGCCTACGCGGCGGAGCTGGCGGCGGCCGCCGGCGGCGAGGACCACGCGCACGTACCGGCGTTCGACGTGCTCATGCTGGGGGTGGGCCCGGACACGCACGTGGCCTCGCTCTTCCCCGAGCACCCGGGGACCCGGGAGTCCGTGCTCACCGTGGTCGGGGTGCACGGCTCGCCGAAGCCGCCGCCGACCCGGATCTCGCTGACCTTCCCGGCCATCCGGGCGGCCCGCGAGGTGTGGCTGCTGGCGGCGGGCGAGGACAAGGCCGGCGCCGTCGCGCTGGCGCTGTCCGCGCCCGGCGAGGTGCAGGCTCCGGCGTCGGGCGCCTACGGGCGGTCCCGCACGCTGTGGCTGCTGGACCGGGCCGCGGCGGCGAAGCTGCCGCCGTCGCTGTACCCGCCGGCCTCGGCGTAG
- the tal gene encoding transaldolase, giving the protein MTDALKRLSDEGVAIWLDDLSRKRITSGNLSELIDQQHVVGVTTNPSIFQKAISEGDGYEAQLTDLAARRVTVEEAIRMITTADVRDAADVLRPVFDATGHQDGRVSIEVDPRLAHDTTATVAEAKQLAWLVDRPNTLIKIPATKAGLPAIAEVIGRGISVNVTLIFSLERYREVMDAYLSGLETAKAAGIDLTQIHSVASFFVSRVDSEIDKRLEKIGTDQAKALKGKAAVANARLAYEAYEEVFASERWAALEKAGANKQRPLWASTGVKDPAYPATLYVAGLVAPNTVNTMPEATLEATAEQGGITGDTIRGTYVAARADLDAIAALGISYDEVVKLLEDEGVEKFEAAWNELLDSTKAELERLVPSEA; this is encoded by the coding sequence ATGACAGACGCACTCAAGCGCCTCTCCGACGAAGGCGTGGCGATCTGGCTGGACGACCTGTCCCGCAAGCGCATCACGTCCGGAAACCTGTCCGAGCTGATCGACCAGCAGCATGTGGTGGGTGTCACCACCAACCCGTCGATCTTCCAGAAGGCCATCTCGGAGGGTGACGGGTACGAGGCCCAGCTCACCGACCTCGCCGCGCGCCGCGTGACGGTCGAAGAGGCCATCCGGATGATCACCACGGCGGACGTCCGCGACGCCGCCGACGTGCTGCGCCCGGTCTTCGACGCCACGGGCCACCAGGACGGCCGGGTGTCCATCGAGGTCGACCCGCGCCTGGCGCACGACACCACGGCGACCGTCGCCGAGGCCAAGCAGCTGGCCTGGCTGGTGGACCGCCCCAACACCCTGATCAAGATCCCGGCCACCAAGGCGGGGCTGCCGGCCATCGCCGAGGTCATCGGCCGCGGCATCAGCGTCAACGTCACGCTGATCTTCTCGCTGGAGCGCTACCGCGAGGTGATGGACGCCTACCTCTCCGGTCTGGAGACGGCCAAGGCGGCCGGCATCGACCTCACCCAGATCCACTCGGTGGCGTCGTTCTTCGTCTCCCGCGTCGACAGCGAGATCGACAAGCGGCTGGAGAAGATCGGCACCGACCAGGCCAAGGCGCTCAAGGGCAAGGCGGCCGTCGCCAACGCGCGGCTGGCCTACGAGGCCTACGAGGAGGTCTTCGCCTCCGAGCGCTGGGCCGCCCTGGAGAAGGCCGGCGCCAACAAGCAGCGCCCGCTGTGGGCCTCGACCGGCGTGAAGGACCCGGCCTACCCGGCCACCCTGTACGTCGCCGGCCTGGTCGCGCCGAACACGGTGAACACCATGCCGGAGGCCACGCTGGAGGCCACCGCCGAGCAGGGCGGCATCACCGGCGACACCATCCGCGGCACCTACGTCGCGGCCCGCGCGGACCTGGACGCCATCGCGGCCCTCGGGATCTCCTACGACGAGGTCGTGAAGCTCCTGGAGGACGAGGGCGTCGAGAAGTTCGAGGCGGCCTGGAACGAGCTGCTGGACTCCACCAAGGCGGAGCTTGAGCGCCTCGTCCCCTCGGAGGCGTGA
- the zwf gene encoding glucose-6-phosphate dehydrogenase, with amino-acid sequence MADPRSEQGGPSGSAVNPLRDPLDRRLPRIAGPSGLVIFGVTGDLSRKKLMPAVYDLANRGLLPPGFALVGFARRQWEDEDFAQEVHDAVKEHARTEFREEVWQQLAEGCRFVQGDFDDDKAFEELKTTIEDLDKARGTGGNFAFYLSVPPKFFPNVVQQLKKHGLSSPTGDSWRRAVIEKPFGHDLASAQQLNQIVHDVFQPNEVFRIDHYLGKETVQNILALRFANTMYEPIWNRSYVDHVQITMAEDIGIGGRAGYYDGIGAARDVIQNHLLQLLALTAMEEPGSFHPKALTAEKLKVLSAVQLPDDLAKYTVRGQYAHAWQGGEEVLGYLEEDGIDPKSKTDTYAAVKLEINNRRWAGVPFYLRTGKRLGRRVTEIAVVFKRAPYLPFESGATEELGENALVIRVQPDEGVTVRFGSKVPGTSTEVRDVTMDFAYGESFTESSPEAYERLILDVLLGDANLFPRHQEVELSWTILDPIEAFWDKHGKPAQYASGTWGPAEADEMLARDGRSWRRP; translated from the coding sequence GTGGCCGACCCCAGGAGTGAGCAGGGGGGGCCGTCCGGCAGCGCCGTCAATCCGCTGCGTGACCCGCTGGACCGACGGCTTCCGCGCATCGCGGGGCCGTCGGGCCTGGTCATCTTCGGCGTCACCGGTGACCTCTCCCGCAAGAAGCTGATGCCGGCGGTCTACGACCTGGCCAACCGCGGCCTGCTGCCGCCGGGCTTCGCGCTGGTCGGCTTCGCCCGCCGCCAGTGGGAGGACGAGGACTTCGCGCAGGAGGTGCACGACGCCGTCAAGGAGCACGCGCGCACCGAGTTCCGCGAGGAGGTGTGGCAGCAGCTCGCCGAGGGCTGCCGCTTCGTGCAGGGCGACTTCGACGACGACAAGGCGTTCGAGGAGCTCAAGACCACCATCGAGGACCTCGACAAGGCCCGCGGTACGGGCGGCAACTTCGCCTTCTACCTGTCGGTGCCGCCGAAGTTCTTCCCCAACGTGGTGCAGCAGCTGAAGAAGCACGGCCTGTCGAGCCCCACCGGCGACTCGTGGCGGCGTGCCGTCATCGAGAAGCCGTTCGGCCACGACCTGGCGAGCGCGCAGCAGCTCAACCAGATCGTGCACGACGTCTTCCAGCCCAACGAGGTCTTCCGGATCGACCACTACCTGGGCAAGGAGACGGTCCAGAACATCCTGGCGCTGCGCTTCGCCAACACCATGTACGAGCCGATCTGGAACCGCTCGTACGTGGACCACGTGCAGATCACCATGGCCGAGGACATCGGCATCGGCGGCCGCGCCGGGTACTACGACGGCATCGGCGCCGCCCGTGACGTGATCCAGAACCACCTGCTCCAGCTGCTGGCGCTCACCGCGATGGAGGAGCCCGGCTCCTTCCACCCGAAGGCGCTGACGGCGGAGAAGCTGAAGGTGCTCAGCGCCGTCCAGCTCCCGGACGACCTGGCGAAGTACACCGTGCGCGGCCAGTACGCGCACGCCTGGCAGGGCGGGGAGGAGGTGCTCGGCTACCTGGAGGAGGACGGCATCGACCCCAAGTCCAAGACCGACACCTACGCCGCGGTGAAGCTGGAGATCAACAACCGCCGCTGGGCCGGGGTGCCGTTCTACCTGCGCACCGGCAAGCGGCTGGGCCGCCGGGTCACCGAGATCGCGGTGGTCTTCAAGCGCGCCCCGTACCTGCCCTTCGAGTCCGGCGCCACCGAGGAGCTGGGCGAGAACGCGCTGGTCATCCGGGTGCAGCCGGACGAGGGCGTCACCGTCCGCTTCGGCTCGAAGGTGCCGGGCACCTCCACGGAGGTGCGGGACGTCACGATGGACTTCGCCTACGGCGAGTCGTTCACCGAATCCAGCCCCGAGGCGTACGAGCGGCTGATCCTGGACGTACTGCTCGGCGACGCCAACCTCTTCCCGCGGCACCAGGAGGTCGAGCTCTCCTGGACCATCCTCGACCCGATCGAGGCGTTCTGGGACAAGCACGGCAAGCCCGCGCAGTACGCGTCGGGCACCTGGGGCCCGGCCGAGGCGGACGAAATGCTCGCACGAGACGGCAGGAGTTGGCGCCGGCCATGA
- the tkt gene encoding transketolase translates to MSKKPTIADLEWTELDQRAVDTARVLAADAVQKVGNGHPGTAMSLAPAAYLLFQKLMRHDPSDAQWTGRDRFVLSAGHSSLTLYTQLYLAGYGLELEDLESFRTWGSLTPGHPEYGHTTGVETTTGPLGQGVANAVGMAMAARYERGLFDPEAATGESPFDHTVWAIAGDGCLQEGISAEASSLAGHQKLGNLVLLWDDNHISIEGDTETAVSEDTCKRYESYGWHVQRVAPKENGDLDVHGLYLAMKAAQAETERPSFIATRSIIAWPAPNAQNTEAAHGSALGEDEVRALKGVLGFDPDQHFAVADEVIAHTRAVGDRGRDVRAEWEKSFAAWRTANPERSALFDRVAAAELPEGWEEHLPVFEAGGSVATRAASGKVLQALGGVIPELWGGSADLAGSNNTTIDKNSSFLPTGNPLPEADPYGRTVHFGIREHSMAAELNGITLHGNTRAYGGTFLVFSDYMRNAVRLSALMHLPVTYVWTHDSIGLGEDGPTHQPVEHLASLRAIPGLNVVRPADANETVIAWREIQRRWTKVYGKGAPHGLALSRQGLPVYEPNDDTARGGYVLREAEGGPAQVVLIATGSEVQLAVAARDELQAGGVPTRVVSMPCVEWFEEQDQEYRDSVLPPSVRARVAVEAGIALTWYRYVGDAGRVVSLEHFGASADAKVLFREFGFTAEAVAAAARESLAAADR, encoded by the coding sequence GTGAGCAAGAAGCCGACCATCGCAGACCTTGAGTGGACCGAGTTGGACCAGCGCGCGGTGGACACCGCGCGTGTCCTGGCCGCCGACGCCGTGCAGAAGGTCGGTAACGGCCATCCCGGCACGGCCATGAGCCTGGCGCCGGCCGCATACCTGCTGTTCCAGAAGCTGATGCGGCATGACCCGTCGGACGCGCAGTGGACCGGCCGGGACCGTTTCGTCCTTTCTGCCGGGCACAGCAGCCTGACTCTCTACACGCAGCTCTACCTGGCCGGGTACGGCCTGGAGCTGGAGGACCTGGAGTCCTTCCGGACCTGGGGCTCGCTGACCCCGGGGCACCCGGAGTACGGCCACACCACCGGCGTGGAGACCACCACCGGCCCGCTCGGCCAGGGTGTGGCCAACGCGGTGGGCATGGCCATGGCCGCCCGCTACGAGCGCGGCCTGTTCGACCCGGAGGCCGCCACCGGCGAGTCCCCCTTCGACCACACCGTCTGGGCGATCGCCGGCGACGGCTGCCTCCAGGAGGGCATCTCCGCGGAGGCCTCCTCGCTGGCGGGCCACCAGAAGCTCGGCAACCTCGTGCTGCTGTGGGACGACAACCACATCTCCATCGAGGGTGACACCGAGACGGCCGTCTCCGAGGACACCTGCAAGCGGTACGAGTCCTACGGCTGGCACGTGCAGCGGGTCGCCCCGAAGGAGAACGGCGACCTCGACGTCCACGGGCTGTACCTCGCCATGAAGGCCGCGCAGGCCGAGACGGAGCGGCCGTCGTTCATCGCCACCCGCTCCATCATCGCCTGGCCGGCCCCGAACGCGCAGAACACCGAGGCCGCCCACGGCTCCGCCCTGGGCGAGGACGAGGTGCGGGCCCTCAAGGGTGTCCTGGGCTTCGACCCGGACCAGCACTTCGCGGTGGCCGACGAGGTCATCGCCCACACCCGCGCCGTCGGCGACCGGGGCCGCGACGTCCGCGCCGAGTGGGAGAAGTCCTTCGCCGCGTGGCGCACCGCCAACCCCGAGCGCTCCGCGCTCTTCGACCGCGTCGCCGCCGCCGAGCTGCCCGAGGGCTGGGAGGAGCACCTGCCGGTGTTCGAGGCCGGCGGCTCCGTGGCCACCCGCGCCGCCTCCGGCAAGGTGCTGCAGGCGCTGGGCGGGGTCATCCCGGAGCTGTGGGGCGGCTCGGCCGACCTCGCCGGCTCCAACAACACCACGATCGACAAGAACTCCTCGTTCCTGCCGACCGGCAACCCGCTGCCGGAGGCCGACCCGTACGGCCGCACGGTGCACTTCGGCATCCGCGAGCACTCGATGGCCGCGGAGCTGAACGGCATCACCCTGCACGGCAACACCCGCGCCTACGGCGGGACCTTCCTGGTCTTCTCCGACTACATGCGCAACGCGGTGCGGCTGTCGGCGCTGATGCACCTGCCGGTCACCTACGTGTGGACGCACGACTCGATCGGCCTGGGCGAGGACGGCCCGACGCACCAGCCGGTGGAGCACCTGGCCTCGCTGCGCGCCATCCCGGGCCTGAACGTGGTCCGTCCGGCCGACGCCAACGAGACCGTCATCGCCTGGCGGGAGATCCAGCGCCGCTGGACGAAGGTGTACGGCAAGGGTGCCCCGCACGGTCTGGCGCTCAGCCGCCAGGGCCTGCCGGTCTACGAGCCGAACGACGACACCGCCCGCGGCGGCTACGTGCTGCGCGAGGCCGAGGGCGGCCCGGCGCAGGTGGTGCTCATCGCCACCGGCTCCGAGGTGCAGCTCGCGGTCGCCGCCCGCGACGAGCTCCAGGCCGGGGGCGTGCCCACCCGCGTCGTGTCGATGCCGTGTGTGGAGTGGTTCGAGGAGCAGGACCAGGAGTACCGCGACAGCGTGCTGCCGCCGTCGGTGCGGGCGCGGGTCGCCGTCGAGGCCGGTATCGCGCTGACCTGGTACCGCTACGTGGGAGACGCCGGACGGGTCGTCAGCCTGGAGCACTTCGGTGCCTCGGCCGACGCCAAGGTCCTCTTCCGGGAGTTCGGGTTCACCGCGGAGGCGGTGGCCGCCGCGGCGCGGGAATCTCTCGCCGCCGCTGATCGCTGA
- a CDS encoding heme o synthase, whose translation MTAVDSRPAGVIGTGSAPTGSAHRPPKARVMAFVALTKPRIIELLLITTVPVMFLAAGGVPSLWRVVATVVGGYLSAGGANALNMYIDRDIDALMHRTEQRPLVTGMVSPREALVFGITLAVVSTAWFTVLVNPLSAALSLAAILYYVFVYTLWLKRRTAQNIVWGGIAGCLQVFIGWSAVRNELAWAPFVLFLVLFFWTPPHYWPLSMKVKDDYERVGVPMLPVVAGNKVVARQIVIYSWVMVLTSLTLWWPLGETSWFYPVVAALLGAFWLREAHGLHARAKAGVTGPALKEMRLFHWSITYATLLFVAVAVDPFLH comes from the coding sequence GTGACGGCCGTCGATTCCCGACCCGCAGGGGTCATCGGGACGGGCTCTGCGCCGACAGGCTCGGCTCACCGGCCGCCGAAGGCGCGCGTCATGGCCTTCGTGGCCCTGACCAAGCCGCGCATCATCGAGCTGCTGCTCATCACGACCGTTCCGGTGATGTTCCTCGCCGCGGGCGGAGTGCCGAGCCTGTGGCGGGTGGTGGCGACCGTCGTCGGCGGCTATCTGTCGGCGGGCGGCGCCAACGCGCTCAACATGTACATCGACCGCGACATCGACGCGCTGATGCACCGCACCGAGCAGCGTCCGCTGGTCACCGGCATGGTCTCGCCGCGCGAGGCGCTGGTCTTCGGCATCACCCTCGCGGTGGTCTCCACCGCCTGGTTCACCGTGCTGGTGAACCCGCTGTCGGCGGCGCTGTCGCTGGCCGCGATCCTCTACTACGTCTTCGTCTACACCCTGTGGCTGAAGCGGCGCACCGCTCAGAACATCGTGTGGGGCGGCATCGCCGGGTGCCTCCAGGTCTTCATCGGCTGGTCGGCGGTCCGCAACGAGCTGGCCTGGGCGCCGTTCGTGCTCTTCCTGGTGCTGTTCTTCTGGACGCCGCCGCACTACTGGCCGCTGTCCATGAAGGTGAAGGACGACTACGAGCGGGTCGGCGTGCCGATGCTGCCCGTGGTGGCCGGCAACAAGGTGGTCGCGCGGCAGATCGTCATCTACAGCTGGGTGATGGTGCTCACCTCCCTGACGCTGTGGTGGCCGCTGGGCGAGACCTCCTGGTTCTACCCCGTGGTGGCGGCCTTGCTCGGGGCGTTCTGGCTGCGCGAGGCGCACGGGCTGCACGCCCGCGCCAAGGCCGGCGTCACCGGCCCGGCCCTCAAGGAGATGCGGCTGTTCCACTGGTCCATCACCTACGCGACGCTGCTGTTCGTGGCCGTCGCCGTGGACCCCTTCCTGCACTGA
- a CDS encoding MFS transporter: MSREAVRSESPAGSAGPVRSDGPAARPGATVSALPRWRGGFGQVWTAAVVSRFGDGLRGGALPLLAASLTRSPLLVSLVTAAGYAPWIVFGLLGGALADRIDRRRAMRAVDAVRALLTGAFAVAVAVDRAGIGLLLALAFALTTLQTLFDNAATALLPEVVPRAALAAANARLSTGQTVAGTFLGAPLVAAVLTLGAGAPFALDAATFAVAAVLVATLPRTPAGAGAEEDGGPRRGLTPRPSGRRQRHDIAEGIRVLWQDRLLRAICAANTLANVGVGALVATLVLEMTGWLHAGHGGFVAAITAYGVGSVAGGLLAGRVRGPAGGVRVLPVTLSVQAGCLVVLGSVRSTAVAVAAMAVFGALGSVWNVRTVTLTQQRTPEALLGRVSAANRTLSVAGAPFGALLGGSAASAWGFNTPALLAAALFGCAVAALAVPGVVRHHDG; the protein is encoded by the coding sequence ATGAGCAGGGAGGCCGTCCGGTCCGAGAGCCCGGCAGGGTCCGCCGGTCCGGTGCGGTCCGACGGTCCGGCCGCCAGGCCGGGTGCGACCGTCTCCGCCCTTCCGCGCTGGCGTGGCGGCTTCGGGCAGGTGTGGACGGCGGCCGTCGTCTCCCGGTTCGGGGACGGGCTGCGGGGAGGCGCCCTGCCGCTGCTCGCAGCGTCCCTGACCCGCTCGCCGCTGCTGGTGTCGCTGGTGACGGCGGCCGGATACGCCCCCTGGATCGTCTTCGGGCTGCTCGGCGGCGCGCTCGCCGACCGGATCGACCGGCGTCGCGCGATGCGCGCGGTGGACGCCGTACGCGCCCTGCTGACCGGCGCCTTCGCGGTGGCCGTGGCGGTGGACCGGGCCGGGATCGGGCTGCTGCTGGCGCTCGCGTTCGCGCTGACCACCCTTCAGACGCTCTTCGACAACGCCGCCACCGCCCTGCTGCCCGAGGTCGTGCCCCGGGCGGCGCTCGCGGCGGCCAACGCCCGGCTCAGCACCGGCCAGACCGTCGCCGGCACCTTCCTCGGGGCGCCGCTGGTCGCGGCCGTGCTCACCCTGGGCGCCGGCGCGCCCTTCGCACTGGACGCCGCCACCTTCGCGGTCGCCGCCGTCCTCGTCGCCACGCTGCCGCGAACCCCCGCCGGGGCGGGCGCCGAGGAGGACGGCGGGCCGCGGCGGGGCCTGACACCCCGCCCGTCCGGCCGCAGGCAGCGCCACGACATCGCCGAAGGCATACGCGTGCTGTGGCAGGACCGGCTGCTGCGCGCGATATGCGCCGCCAACACCCTCGCCAACGTGGGCGTGGGCGCCCTGGTGGCCACCCTCGTGCTGGAGATGACCGGGTGGCTGCACGCCGGCCACGGCGGATTCGTGGCGGCGATCACCGCGTACGGCGTCGGCAGCGTCGCCGGCGGGCTCCTGGCGGGCCGGGTACGCGGCCCCGCCGGCGGGGTCCGGGTGCTGCCCGTCACCCTCTCGGTCCAGGCGGGCTGCCTGGTCGTCCTGGGGTCGGTCCGGTCGACCGCGGTCGCCGTCGCGGCCATGGCCGTCTTCGGCGCGCTCGGGTCGGTGTGGAACGTCCGCACGGTCACCCTCACCCAGCAGCGCACCCCCGAGGCGCTCCTGGGCCGCGTCTCGGCGGCCAACCGCACCCTGTCCGTGGCCGGCGCGCCGTTCGGCGCGCTGCTCGGCGGCTCGGCGGCCTCCGCCTGGGGGTTCAACACGCCCGCCCTGCTGGCCGCGGCGCTCTTCGGCTGTGCCGTCGCGGCGCTTGCGGTCCCCGGGGTGGTGCGGCACCACGACGGGTGA
- the pgi gene encoding glucose-6-phosphate isomerase encodes MSEKNAQGSPRLDQRPEWNALAKHREEMADTHLRDLFAGDPERAGRYTVQVGDLHLDYSKHLVTDETLGLLRDLAAATGVFELRDAMFRGDRINTTENRAVLHTALRAPQSATVDVDGANVVPGVHSVLYKMTVFADRVRSGEWTGHTGKRIRNIVNIGIGGSDLGPAMAYEVLRPYTDRSLTVRFVSNVDGADLHEAVRDLDAAETLFIIASKTFTTIETITNATSARQWLLGQLGAGQEAVAKHFVALSTNAEKVGEFGIDPQNMFEFWDWVGGRYSFDSAIGLSLMTAIGPEAFREMLAGFHLVDEHFRTAPPEQNAPLLMGLLGIWYGNFHDAQAHAVLPYSHYLSRFTAYLQQLDMESNGKSVDRDGNPVGWQTGPVVWGTPGTNGQHAYYQLLHQGTKLVPADFVGFAKPVAELGALAGQHDLLMANFFAQTQALAFGKTAEEVRAEGVAEEQVAHRTFHGNHPTTTILAGELTPSVLGQLVALYEHKVFVQGAVWNIDSFDQWGVELGKVLAKRVEPALTEGADVPGLDASTTALVAKYRELRGR; translated from the coding sequence ATGTCCGAAAAGAACGCCCAGGGCTCACCCCGGCTTGACCAGCGGCCCGAGTGGAACGCGCTCGCCAAGCACCGCGAGGAGATGGCCGACACCCATCTGCGTGACCTGTTCGCCGGCGACCCCGAGCGGGCCGGCCGCTACACCGTCCAGGTGGGCGACCTCCACCTGGACTACTCCAAGCACCTGGTCACCGACGAGACCCTGGGACTGCTGCGCGATCTGGCCGCGGCCACCGGGGTGTTCGAGCTGCGGGACGCGATGTTCCGCGGCGACCGGATCAACACCACCGAGAACCGCGCGGTCCTGCACACGGCGCTGCGTGCCCCGCAGTCCGCGACCGTCGACGTGGACGGCGCCAACGTGGTGCCCGGCGTCCACTCGGTGCTCTACAAGATGACGGTCTTCGCCGACCGCGTCCGCTCCGGCGAGTGGACCGGCCACACCGGCAAGCGCATCCGCAACATCGTCAACATCGGCATCGGCGGCTCCGACCTCGGCCCGGCGATGGCCTACGAGGTGCTGCGCCCCTACACCGACCGGTCCCTGACCGTCCGTTTCGTCTCCAACGTCGACGGCGCCGACCTGCACGAGGCGGTCCGCGACCTGGACGCCGCCGAGACGCTGTTCATCATCGCGTCCAAGACGTTCACCACGATCGAGACGATCACCAACGCCACCTCGGCCCGCCAGTGGCTGCTCGGCCAGCTCGGGGCCGGTCAGGAGGCCGTCGCCAAGCACTTCGTGGCGCTGTCCACCAACGCCGAGAAGGTCGGCGAGTTCGGCATCGACCCGCAGAACATGTTCGAGTTCTGGGACTGGGTCGGCGGCCGCTACTCCTTCGACTCCGCCATCGGCCTGTCGCTGATGACGGCCATCGGGCCCGAGGCGTTCCGCGAGATGCTGGCCGGCTTCCACCTGGTGGACGAGCACTTCCGCACCGCGCCGCCGGAGCAGAACGCGCCGCTGCTGATGGGCCTGCTCGGCATCTGGTACGGCAACTTCCACGACGCCCAGGCGCACGCCGTCCTGCCCTACAGCCACTACCTCAGCCGCTTCACCGCCTACCTCCAGCAGCTGGACATGGAGTCCAACGGCAAGTCGGTGGACCGCGACGGCAACCCCGTCGGCTGGCAGACCGGGCCCGTGGTCTGGGGCACCCCCGGCACCAACGGCCAGCACGCCTACTACCAGCTGCTCCACCAGGGCACCAAGCTGGTGCCGGCCGACTTCGTGGGCTTCGCGAAGCCGGTCGCCGAACTCGGCGCGCTGGCCGGCCAGCACGACCTGCTGATGGCCAACTTCTTCGCCCAGACGCAGGCGCTGGCGTTCGGCAAGACCGCCGAGGAGGTCCGGGCCGAGGGCGTCGCCGAGGAGCAGGTGGCGCACCGCACCTTCCACGGCAACCACCCGACCACCACCATCCTGGCCGGCGAGCTCACCCCGTCGGTGCTCGGCCAGCTGGTGGCCCTCTACGAGCACAAGGTCTTCGTGCAGGGCGCGGTGTGGAACATCGACTCCTTCGACCAGTGGGGCGTGGAGCTCGGCAAGGTGCTCGCCAAGCGGGTCGAGCCGGCCCTGACCGAGGGCGCCGACGTGCCCGGCCTGGACGCCTCCACCACGGCGCTGGTCGCCAAGTACCGCGAGCTGCGCGGCCGCTGA
- the opcA gene encoding glucose-6-phosphate dehydrogenase assembly protein OpcA produces the protein MRIDLTDTTSSRINSGLIEARRAIGTPAVGMVLTLVIATDEGGAYDALKAAHEASREHPSRILVVIRRPGRSPRDRASARLDAEVVVGDEAGTGETVVLRMHGELANHAESVVLPLLLPDAPAVCWWPDKAPENVGEDPLGRLAQRRITDGSAVEDPVGSLQNRARTYAPGDTDLSWTRLTPWRSMLAAALDQKHGKITAASVEGEAYNPSTELLALWLADRLGVQVERKVSDGPGLTAVRLFTSDGDICLDRPDGALAELSVPGQPDRHVALKRRETSELIAEELRRLDPDDIYRATIQFGLKHLVNPGKEGEKAEPETPRSASAKAAAGAPARKPASGKPASGKAAGDK, from the coding sequence ATGAGGATCGATCTGACGGACACGACGTCGTCGCGCATCAACTCCGGGCTGATCGAGGCCCGGCGGGCGATCGGCACGCCGGCGGTCGGCATGGTGCTGACGCTGGTGATCGCCACCGACGAGGGCGGCGCCTACGACGCGCTCAAGGCGGCCCACGAGGCGTCCCGGGAGCACCCCTCCCGCATCCTCGTGGTGATCCGGCGCCCCGGACGCTCCCCGCGTGACCGCGCCTCGGCCCGGCTGGACGCCGAGGTCGTGGTGGGTGACGAGGCGGGCACCGGCGAGACGGTCGTGCTGCGTATGCACGGCGAGCTCGCCAACCACGCCGAGTCGGTGGTCCTGCCGCTGCTGCTGCCGGACGCCCCCGCGGTGTGCTGGTGGCCGGACAAGGCCCCGGAGAACGTCGGCGAGGACCCCCTGGGCCGGCTGGCGCAGCGCCGGATCACCGACGGCTCGGCCGTCGAGGACCCGGTCGGCTCGCTCCAGAACCGGGCCAGGACGTACGCGCCGGGCGACACCGACCTGTCGTGGACCCGGCTCACCCCGTGGCGTTCGATGCTGGCCGCGGCTCTGGACCAGAAGCACGGCAAGATCACCGCGGCCTCGGTCGAGGGCGAGGCGTACAACCCGAGCACCGAGCTGCTGGCCCTGTGGCTGGCGGACCGCCTCGGGGTGCAGGTGGAGCGGAAGGTGTCGGACGGGCCGGGGCTGACCGCCGTGCGCCTGTTCACCTCCGACGGCGACATCTGCCTGGACCGCCCGGACGGAGCGCTGGCCGAGCTGTCCGTGCCCGGCCAGCCGGACCGCCACGTGGCCCTCAAGCGGCGCGAGACCTCCGAGCTGATCGCTGAGGAACTGCGCCGTCTCGACCCGGACGACATATACCGTGCGACGATCCAGTTCGGGTTGAAGCACCTGGTCAACCCGGGCAAGGAGGGCGAGAAGGCGGAGCCGGAGACGCCGCGTTCGGCGTCGGCGAAGGCCGCCGCCGGCGCGCCCGCGCGCAAGCCGGCGTCGGGGAAGCCCGCGTCCGGAAAGGCGGCGGGCGACAAGTGA